TTTTATTACTGTTTTCAATCACCGCCGCCATGATCCAATTCATCCCTCATCCTCATCGTCTGGCTGCTTTATATTCCAATCTGTAGTTGACCCCAATTGGAGAATGCTTCGCTGGGGATACACCCATCCCCATGATGCTGCCGCCGGCGACTTCCACAGCCCCGATTTCAGTTTCCTTCCCTGTCCTCAAAGCAGCATTAGATTGAATACTTCGTGTGCTGATTTAATTCTATGCTCGACCCTGAATTCGACCTCCCACATCTTCCAACCCGTATTCTATTATGTCTGTAATATGCTAACCAAGCAGTGGGCTGCTCTTCCTCCTGCCCCCCAATTGCAATTAGAACGCACAACAGATGTCACATTTTCCACTGGCATCCTTTTCGTTCCCGCGCCCTGTTCCCTTTGCAGCCCCCAATGTGTTGTAGGTCAAAATTATGGTAATAATTTTATGGTGGCTCGAATTGGTGTTATTCCAGCTACTTTAATCCATCCACAGTTCGAATTCAAAGCTCAACTCTTCTCCTCTGAGGAGGGTGAATGGAAAAGTGTTGTGATTTCATCACCGCGGGCCATAAGGTTTCGAGCCCGTAATTTTGCGACTCTTGTCCCCTATAAAGGGATGCTACATTGGCTGGTTTCTGGGTGTGTTCTTGTGTATGATCCCTATAATTGTCCCGAAAGATTTTGTCGTGTGATTGATACGCCAGCTGGGGTGGGGGAGCGAGAGCAACGCTCCCGAACCATTGGATTATTTCAGGATCGTCTTCGTGTAACACATGTTTGGggtttcatatattatatatgggaGCTGGAGGACTACAACATGGGGAAGTGGAGTTTAGTGCACAAGATTTCCTGTAGAGCAACTCCCATCTCTGGTGTCTGGACCCTCCCGAATCATCCCCCTGATCTTGATCCTAATACTAGAGACACAGGATTTTTGTACATAGATGGGAATACTGTTTGTTGGACCCATTCTTCTCAGTGGTGGATTGCTAAAGGGATTGTCCATTTGATTACTCATCCGTGCTGGCCAACACCAGTACCACCCCTAACTGCCTGAACAATTCAAAGTAAGTCTTTTTGGTGACTATAATCTTATCTTATAAACATGATTATGCTAGCATTCTTACTTGTAACCTTCCATTTAGAATGATGAAGTAAATGATATCATCAATTTATAGTTTTAAAGTTTCAGTTTCATACAATATCTTTCGTAGGGATTTCTATGACTGTTTTCCCCATTCTAGTTAACAATGATTGCTCCCCTTGATTACCTTCTTTTATATATACTCCTAGGGTGTGAACCATTGTTATCATGTGAACCTGTGAACCCTGTGAGATCGTCTAGCAGGTGAAAATTATTACGGTGCATAACAGTACACCGGTTCACATTATAACATTGGTTCACATTTGAAACTAAACCCCTCTCCATATATATGGCATGCATATAATTTGTATAGCTTGCTCGGTGGCTAGCGCATTTTATTTGGATTATAATTGTATTAGTAATGTTGAATTTGGATATTTTTTATATTGGATCATAATATATTTACATGATATAATTGCAGAAAATGAAGATACTCTC
This portion of the Ipomoea triloba cultivar NCNSP0323 chromosome 5, ASM357664v1 genome encodes:
- the LOC116020474 gene encoding uncharacterized protein LOC116020474, translating into MDRPEDAKSMKFSDPSDFSIFNNLDEGLLVEILARLPSSRAAIQLKLVCKSWCSLISSRYFITVFNHRRHDPIHPSSSSSGCFIFQSVVDPNWRMLRWGYTHPHDAAAGDFHSPDFSFLPCPQSSIRLNTSCADLILCSTLNSTSHIFQPVFYYVCNMLTKQWAALPPAPQLQLERTTDVTFSTGILFVPAPCSLCSPQCVVGQNYGNNFMVARIGVIPATLIHPQFEFKAQLFSSEEGEWKSVVISSPRAIRFRARNFATLVPYKGMLHWLVSGCVLVYDPYNCPERFCRVIDTPAGVGEREQRSRTIGLFQDRLRVTHVWGFIYYIWELEDYNMGKWSLVHKISCRATPISGVWTLPNHPPDLDPNTRDTGFLYIDGNTVCWTHSSQWWIAKGIVHLITHPCWPTPVPPLTA